The following are encoded together in the Micromonospora lupini genome:
- a CDS encoding ABC transporter permease encodes MSTMAVPDVAVAQVDQGFWTRTRKVGLTLLALGLLSAVLFGALATDQQARFTLSDDAAGAALEINGTIGAILFGIIAIAAGAALLAGVPKRWFVPALGVGLVGFVLSFLCWQVSAAPTGQNFMPLVNIIRGTFILALPLIFGALAGVLCERSGVVNVAIEGQLLMGAFSGALFGSISGNVWVGLVAAAIGGAFISLLLAVFAIRYLVDQVVMGIVLNLLAVGVTGFLYERLMQTDAAKYNSAPRFSNWEIPLLKDIPVLGPALFRGNIFLYVGLLLVLVIHIGLFRTRWGLRTRSVGEHPIAADTLGVKVLRVRYRNVLLAGVVAGIGGASYTLALYSFTKNMIGGKGFIALAALIFGRWNPTGALLAALFFGFADQLATYLSAINSSIPSQFLAMLPYLATILAVAGLVGRVRAPAADGKPYIKG; translated from the coding sequence ATGTCCACCATGGCTGTCCCCGACGTCGCCGTCGCCCAGGTCGACCAGGGCTTCTGGACCCGGACCCGCAAGGTCGGCCTCACGCTGCTGGCCCTCGGCCTGCTCTCGGCGGTGCTCTTCGGCGCCCTCGCCACCGACCAGCAGGCACGTTTCACGCTCAGCGACGACGCGGCCGGCGCGGCGCTGGAGATCAACGGCACGATCGGCGCGATCCTGTTCGGGATCATCGCGATCGCCGCCGGCGCGGCGCTGCTCGCCGGGGTGCCGAAGCGCTGGTTCGTCCCCGCGCTCGGCGTCGGGCTGGTCGGCTTCGTGCTCTCCTTCCTCTGCTGGCAGGTCTCCGCCGCGCCGACCGGGCAGAACTTCATGCCGCTGGTCAACATCATCCGGGGCACGTTCATCCTGGCCCTGCCGCTGATCTTCGGCGCGCTGGCCGGGGTGCTCTGCGAGCGGTCCGGCGTGGTCAACGTGGCCATCGAGGGGCAGTTGCTGATGGGCGCGTTCAGCGGCGCCCTGTTCGGCAGCATCTCCGGCAACGTCTGGGTGGGTCTGGTGGCCGCCGCCATCGGTGGCGCGTTCATCTCGCTGCTGCTCGCCGTCTTCGCCATCCGCTACCTGGTCGACCAGGTCGTCATGGGCATCGTGCTGAACCTGCTCGCGGTCGGCGTCACCGGCTTCCTCTACGAGCGGCTGATGCAGACCGACGCGGCGAAGTACAACAGCGCGCCGCGCTTCAGCAACTGGGAGATCCCGCTGCTCAAGGACATCCCGGTGCTCGGGCCGGCGCTGTTCCGCGGCAACATCTTCCTCTACGTCGGCCTGCTCCTGGTGCTGGTGATCCACATCGGGCTGTTCCGCACCCGGTGGGGGCTGCGTACCCGGTCGGTCGGTGAACACCCGATCGCCGCCGACACGCTGGGCGTCAAGGTGCTGCGGGTGCGCTACCGCAACGTGCTGCTGGCCGGCGTGGTCGCGGGCATCGGCGGCGCCTCCTACACGCTGGCGCTCTACTCGTTCACCAAGAACATGATCGGCGGCAAGGGCTTCATCGCGCTGGCCGCGCTGATCTTCGGCAGGTGGAACCCGACCGGAGCGCTGCTCGCCGCGCTCTTCTTCGGCTTCGCCGACCAGCTCGCCACCTACCTGAGCGCGATCAACAGCTCCATCCCCAGCCAGTTCCTGGCCATGCTGCCCTACCTGGCGACCATCCTGGCGGTCGCCGGCCTCGTCGGCCGGGTTCGCGCGCCGGCCGCCGACGGCAAGCCGTACATCAAGGGCTGA
- a CDS encoding ABC transporter permease, whose translation MSDSNPQSGSPDKEPASEAQAAQNALGNTERAGTTTVPKAPEPQPKPSLGRLFLDNLWAANTFTVTLLSLVLAVVVGAVLMIISDPDVLHTYSYITARPSDAFSASWTLVSEAYANLFKGSIFDPEAFSGWVNGSNGWQAVLAPISETLTYAAPLVFTGLAVALAFRGGLFNIGAQGQATIGVILAALAGFLLPLPPGLHLLVAVLAGALGGALWGFIPGILKARAGAHEVINTIMLNYVATYFLTWLIVQNGVQDPKRTDAISKAVDTSAQLPRLLGDNLRVHAGILLAVLATWAVAWLLNRSTLGFELRAVGANPDAARTAGISVTRTYILIMVFSGILAGLGGSNMVLGSTASALTPLVVAQIGFDGILVALLGRVKPWGVLLAALLFGALQAGGNRMQSYSGISLELVTVLQALIVIFIAAPALVKAIFQLRAARAARLQTSLAKGW comes from the coding sequence ATGAGCGACAGCAATCCGCAGTCGGGTTCCCCGGACAAGGAGCCGGCGAGCGAGGCGCAGGCGGCGCAGAACGCGCTCGGCAACACCGAGCGGGCCGGCACGACCACAGTGCCGAAGGCCCCCGAGCCGCAGCCGAAGCCGTCCCTGGGCCGGCTCTTCCTGGACAACCTCTGGGCGGCCAACACCTTCACGGTGACCCTGCTGTCGCTGGTGCTGGCCGTCGTCGTCGGCGCGGTACTGATGATCATTTCTGATCCGGACGTGCTGCACACCTACTCCTACATCACCGCCCGTCCGTCGGACGCGTTCAGCGCGAGCTGGACGTTGGTGAGCGAGGCGTACGCGAACCTGTTCAAGGGCTCGATCTTCGACCCGGAGGCGTTCTCCGGCTGGGTGAACGGCAGCAACGGCTGGCAGGCGGTGCTCGCGCCGATCTCCGAGACGCTGACGTACGCCGCGCCGCTGGTCTTCACCGGCCTGGCGGTGGCGCTGGCCTTCCGCGGCGGCCTGTTCAACATCGGCGCGCAGGGCCAGGCCACCATCGGCGTGATCCTGGCCGCGCTGGCCGGCTTCCTGCTGCCGCTGCCGCCCGGCCTGCACCTGCTGGTGGCGGTGTTGGCCGGCGCGCTTGGCGGAGCGCTCTGGGGCTTCATCCCGGGCATCCTCAAGGCCCGCGCCGGCGCACACGAGGTGATCAACACGATCATGCTCAACTACGTCGCCACGTACTTCCTGACCTGGCTCATCGTGCAGAACGGCGTGCAGGACCCCAAGCGGACCGACGCGATCAGCAAGGCCGTGGACACCTCCGCGCAGCTGCCCCGCCTGCTCGGCGACAACCTGCGGGTGCACGCCGGCATCCTGCTCGCCGTGCTGGCCACCTGGGCGGTCGCCTGGCTGCTCAACCGGTCCACGCTCGGCTTCGAGCTGCGGGCTGTCGGCGCCAACCCGGACGCCGCGCGGACCGCGGGCATCAGCGTCACCCGGACGTACATCCTGATCATGGTCTTCTCCGGGATCCTGGCCGGCCTGGGCGGGTCGAACATGGTGCTCGGCTCGACCGCCAGCGCGTTGACCCCGCTGGTGGTCGCGCAGATCGGCTTCGACGGCATCCTGGTGGCGCTGCTCGGCCGGGTGAAGCCCTGGGGGGTGCTGCTCGCCGCGCTGCTGTTCGGTGCGCTGCAGGCCGGAGGCAACCGGATGCAGTCGTACTCGGGCATCTCGCTGGAGCTGGTGACAGTGCTCCAGGCGCTGATCGTCATCTTCATCGCCGCACCCGCCCTGGTGAAGGCGATCTTCCAGCTCCGGGCCGCACGGGCTGCCCGGTTGCAGACGAGCCTGGCGAAGGGCTGGTAA
- a CDS encoding cytidine deaminase, protein MTDIDWARLRAAATEAMRNAYAPYSTFPVGAAALVDDGRVVVGCNVENAAYGVTLCAECGVVSSLHATGGGRLVALSCVDATGEPLMPCGRCRQLLWENGGPECLIETKTRPLRMAELLPHAFGVEDLEAVTGETPLPVVPERLAAWRGRGTVFVHPDMSAGRQVWTAYWERSAGDDAGAETGVLEEAPTWDDPAEAITWGLARTPRVVVVDATGTIFWAGEGEPPLEIPVRWSAG, encoded by the coding sequence ATGACCGACATTGACTGGGCGCGGCTGCGCGCCGCCGCCACCGAGGCGATGCGGAACGCGTACGCGCCGTACTCGACGTTCCCGGTAGGTGCGGCCGCGCTTGTCGACGACGGGCGCGTGGTGGTCGGCTGCAACGTGGAGAACGCCGCGTACGGGGTGACGCTGTGCGCCGAGTGCGGAGTGGTGTCCAGCCTGCACGCCACCGGTGGCGGTCGCCTCGTCGCGCTCTCCTGCGTCGACGCCACGGGTGAGCCGCTGATGCCGTGCGGCCGGTGCCGGCAGTTGCTCTGGGAGAACGGCGGCCCGGAGTGCCTGATCGAGACGAAGACCCGCCCGCTGCGCATGGCGGAGCTGCTGCCGCACGCCTTCGGTGTGGAGGACCTGGAGGCGGTGACGGGCGAGACGCCGTTGCCTGTGGTCCCGGAACGGCTGGCCGCGTGGCGTGGCCGGGGCACCGTCTTCGTGCATCCGGACATGTCGGCGGGGCGGCAGGTCTGGACGGCGTACTGGGAGCGGTCGGCCGGGGACGACGCGGGCGCCGAGACCGGTGTGCTGGAGGAGGCCCCGACCTGGGACGATCCGGCCGAGGCGATCACCTGGGGCCTGGCCCGGACACCGCGTGTGGTGGTCGTCGACGCGACCGGCACCATCTTCTGGGCCGGCGAGGGTGAGCCGCCGCTGGAGATCCCGGTCCGCTGGTCCGCCGGCTGA
- a CDS encoding DUF4272 domain-containing protein, which produces MTVPAPDPREVREASLDELSRLGLPLPPAQFPLVWEPGDAIELRPRAEIEARIAVLHLILARCFGMPPQAAMSWLLGSHLVEMVTPPEWQFVMGGKGDHRSFVLHHDALFALAWVLGLSKQLDPTLAVDERLVERLPHIAEGETFSRWQSRILAAPQHPADAAALLDLHYCLDWAYLETERGGLRAPGLVDANAIGQRRWALEWAVILRGPYHDEPPGWEEVDLST; this is translated from the coding sequence GTGACCGTACCTGCCCCCGACCCGCGCGAGGTGCGCGAGGCGAGCCTGGACGAGCTGTCCCGGCTCGGGCTGCCGCTGCCGCCGGCCCAGTTCCCGCTCGTGTGGGAGCCGGGTGACGCGATCGAGCTGCGCCCCCGTGCGGAGATCGAGGCGCGGATCGCCGTGCTGCACCTCATCCTGGCCCGCTGCTTCGGGATGCCCCCGCAGGCGGCGATGAGCTGGCTGCTCGGCTCGCACCTGGTCGAGATGGTCACCCCGCCGGAGTGGCAGTTCGTGATGGGCGGCAAGGGCGACCACCGGTCGTTCGTGCTGCACCACGACGCGCTCTTCGCGCTGGCCTGGGTGCTGGGGCTGAGCAAACAGCTCGATCCCACACTGGCCGTGGACGAGCGGCTGGTCGAGCGGTTGCCGCACATCGCCGAGGGGGAGACCTTCTCGCGCTGGCAGTCGCGGATCCTTGCCGCGCCGCAGCACCCGGCCGACGCGGCGGCCCTGCTCGATCTGCACTACTGCCTGGACTGGGCCTACCTGGAGACCGAGCGCGGCGGCCTGCGGGCGCCGGGGCTTGTCGACGCCAACGCGATCGGGCAGCGACGCTGGGCGCTGGAGTGGGCGGTGATCCTGCGCGGGCCGTACCACGACGAGCCGCCGGGCTGGGAAGAGGTCGACCTCTCCACCTGA
- a CDS encoding thymidine phosphorylase, translating to MSGFAAVDVIRVKRDGGVLSDAQIDWVMDAYTRGVVADEQMSALAMAILLNGMTGPEIARWTAAMIASGERLDLSAVRRPTVDKHSTGGVGDKITLPLTPLVAACGAAVPQLSGRGLGHTGGTLDKLESIPGWRAALRNDEFIAQLGDVGAVICAAGAGLAPADRKLYALRDVTGTVEAIPLIASSIMSKKIAEGTGALVLDVKVGSGAFMKSVDQARELARTMVELGGAHGVRTVALLTDMSTPLGLAIGNAVEVTESVEVLAGGGPADVVELTLALAREMLDAAGLPDADPEAALRDGRAMDSWRAMIRAQGGDPDAPMPTAPEVEVVRAEEDGHVAAVDAYAMGVAAWRLGAGRARKEDPVSVPSGVVLHKRPGDPVRAGDALYELRAEDPSRIPAALAEASRAVHIAPNAPAATPLVIERIG from the coding sequence ATGAGCGGGTTTGCTGCTGTTGACGTTATTCGGGTGAAGCGGGACGGGGGTGTGCTGTCGGACGCGCAGATCGACTGGGTGATGGACGCGTACACCCGGGGGGTGGTCGCCGACGAGCAGATGTCGGCGCTGGCCATGGCGATCCTGCTCAACGGCATGACCGGGCCGGAGATCGCCAGGTGGACCGCCGCGATGATCGCCAGCGGTGAGCGGCTGGACCTCTCGGCGGTACGCCGCCCGACCGTCGACAAGCACTCGACAGGCGGCGTGGGTGACAAGATCACCCTGCCGCTCACCCCGCTGGTGGCCGCCTGCGGCGCCGCCGTTCCGCAGCTCAGCGGGCGCGGCCTCGGGCACACCGGCGGCACACTGGACAAGCTGGAGTCCATCCCGGGCTGGCGGGCCGCGCTGCGCAACGACGAGTTCATCGCCCAGCTCGGTGACGTCGGCGCGGTGATCTGCGCGGCCGGCGCCGGGCTCGCCCCCGCCGACCGCAAGCTGTACGCGTTGCGCGACGTGACAGGCACCGTGGAGGCGATCCCGCTGATCGCCAGCTCGATCATGAGCAAGAAGATCGCCGAGGGCACCGGCGCGCTGGTCCTCGACGTCAAGGTCGGCTCGGGCGCGTTCATGAAGTCCGTCGACCAGGCCCGCGAGCTGGCCCGCACGATGGTCGAGCTGGGCGGTGCGCACGGCGTGCGGACGGTCGCCCTGCTCACCGACATGTCCACCCCGCTCGGCCTGGCCATCGGCAACGCGGTCGAGGTGACCGAGTCGGTCGAGGTGCTTGCCGGAGGCGGCCCGGCCGACGTGGTGGAGCTGACCCTCGCCCTGGCCCGGGAGATGCTCGACGCCGCCGGACTGCCGGACGCCGACCCCGAGGCGGCGCTGCGCGACGGGCGGGCCATGGACTCCTGGCGGGCGATGATCCGCGCGCAGGGCGGCGACCCGGACGCGCCGATGCCTACCGCGCCGGAGGTCGAGGTGGTCCGCGCCGAGGAGGACGGGCACGTCGCGGCCGTCGACGCGTACGCCATGGGTGTTGCGGCCTGGCGGCTCGGCGCGGGGCGGGCCCGCAAGGAGGACCCGGTAAGCGTGCCGTCCGGTGTGGTGCTGCACAAGCGGCCGGGCGACCCGGTGCGGGCCGGGGACGCCCTCTACGAGCTGCGCGCCGAGGACCCGTCCCGGATTCCGGCGGCCCTGGCGGAGGCAAGTCGCGCGGTGCACATTGCACCGAACGCGCCTGCCGCGACGCCGCTTGTCATCGAGCGGATCGGCTGA
- a CDS encoding putative RNA methyltransferase, with translation MDPRILDRLRCPVCGDPLGQATDTRALRCPRRHSFDIARQGYVNLLTGRAPHAGDTAEMVAARADFQAAGHYDVISAALAAAATEAVARLRASAATPTDPAPSVLCPASTDATVSGPNKCVEVSRAKDTTAGVRAGPPDADVGAYPLVVDAGAGTGRYLGAVLAALPDAVGLALDVSKPALRRAARSHPRAAAALADTWQRLPLADGATAVLLNVFAPRNGAEFHRVLDPAGTLLVVTPVGDHLTELVDALDLLRVDPDKPDRVTASLDGRFAAVSSAVHRAELALTRPEVATLVGMGPSAWHTDPTALAARLAALPEPVQVTVAVRLDVLRPR, from the coding sequence GTGGACCCCCGCATCCTCGACAGGTTGCGCTGCCCGGTCTGCGGCGACCCACTGGGGCAGGCCACCGACACGAGGGCGCTGCGCTGCCCGCGCCGGCACAGCTTCGACATCGCCCGCCAGGGCTACGTCAACCTGCTCACCGGCCGGGCCCCGCACGCCGGTGACACCGCCGAGATGGTCGCGGCTCGTGCGGATTTCCAGGCCGCCGGACACTACGACGTCATCTCGGCCGCCCTCGCCGCTGCCGCGACGGAGGCCGTCGCCCGGCTCCGCGCGTCGGCCGCGACGCCCACGGACCCTGCCCCGTCCGTCCTTTGCCCTGCTTCAACCGACGCAACGGTTTCCGGACCGAACAAGTGCGTGGAGGTGAGCAGAGCAAAGGACACAACCGCAGGGGTACGGGCCGGGCCGCCGGATGCCGACGTCGGGGCGTACCCCCTCGTGGTGGATGCCGGCGCGGGCACGGGCCGCTACCTCGGCGCGGTGCTGGCGGCGCTGCCGGACGCCGTGGGTCTGGCCCTGGACGTCTCCAAGCCGGCGCTGCGGCGCGCGGCCCGGTCGCATCCTCGGGCGGCCGCGGCGCTCGCCGACACCTGGCAGCGACTGCCCCTCGCCGACGGCGCGACGGCCGTACTGCTGAACGTGTTCGCTCCGCGTAACGGCGCGGAGTTCCACCGGGTGCTCGACCCGGCGGGCACGCTGCTCGTGGTGACGCCCGTCGGCGACCATCTCACCGAGCTTGTGGACGCGCTCGACCTGCTGCGGGTGGACCCGGACAAGCCCGACCGGGTGACCGCCAGCCTGGACGGACGCTTCGCGGCTGTCAGCTCGGCGGTGCACCGCGCGGAGCTGGCCCTGACCCGGCCGGAGGTCGCCACCCTGGTCGGGATGGGCCCGAGCGCCTGGCACACCGACCCGACCGCCCTCGCGGCACGGCTGGCCGCGCTGCCCGAGCCGGTCCAGGTGACCGTGGCGGTCCGACTCGACGTCCTGCGACCTCGCTGA
- a CDS encoding adenosine deaminase — protein MVATIRYEDIVKVPKALLHDHLDGGLRPATIVELAAEVGHELPTTDPEALGRWFVDAADSGSLERYLETFAHTVAVMQTGPALRRVARECALDLAADGVVYAEVRFAPEQHLERDLSLDEVVEAVLAGFAEGAAQAAEAGLTIRVGTLLTAMRHAARSQEIAELAVRHRDAGVVGFDIAGAEAGFPPTRHLDAFEYLQRENFHFTIHAGEAFGLPSIWQAIQWCGADRLGHGVRIVDDIAPDGALGRLAAYVRDKRIPLELCPSSNVQTGAVASIADHPIGLLRDLRFRATVNTDNRLMSGTSMSREMSLLVETFGYGWRELQWFTINAMKSAFIPFDERLRIIDEVIKPAYAKLLP, from the coding sequence ATGGTCGCAACTATCCGGTACGAGGACATCGTCAAGGTCCCGAAGGCTCTGCTGCACGACCACCTCGACGGCGGGCTGCGGCCGGCGACGATCGTCGAGCTGGCCGCGGAGGTGGGGCACGAGCTGCCCACCACCGACCCGGAGGCGCTCGGGCGCTGGTTCGTCGACGCCGCCGACTCCGGGTCGCTGGAGCGATACCTGGAGACGTTCGCGCACACCGTGGCGGTCATGCAGACCGGGCCGGCGCTGCGTCGGGTGGCGCGGGAGTGCGCGCTGGACCTGGCGGCCGACGGGGTCGTCTACGCCGAGGTGCGCTTCGCTCCCGAGCAGCACCTGGAACGGGACCTCAGCCTGGACGAGGTGGTCGAGGCCGTGCTGGCCGGGTTCGCCGAGGGCGCCGCCCAGGCCGCCGAGGCCGGCCTGACCATCCGGGTGGGCACCCTGCTCACCGCCATGCGGCACGCGGCGCGCTCGCAGGAGATCGCCGAGTTGGCCGTGCGGCACCGCGACGCCGGGGTGGTCGGCTTCGACATCGCCGGCGCCGAGGCGGGTTTCCCGCCCACCCGACACCTGGACGCCTTCGAGTACCTGCAGCGGGAGAACTTCCACTTCACCATCCACGCCGGCGAGGCGTTCGGGCTGCCGTCCATCTGGCAGGCGATCCAGTGGTGCGGCGCGGACCGGCTCGGCCACGGCGTACGGATCGTGGACGACATCGCCCCCGACGGCGCGCTCGGTCGGCTGGCCGCGTACGTGCGGGACAAGCGGATCCCGTTGGAGCTGTGCCCCTCGTCGAACGTGCAGACCGGCGCGGTGGCCTCGATCGCCGACCATCCGATCGGGCTCCTGCGGGACCTGCGGTTCCGGGCCACGGTCAACACCGACAACCGGCTGATGAGCGGCACCTCCATGTCGCGGGAGATGTCGCTGCTGGTGGAGACGTTCGGCTACGGCTGGCGTGAGTTGCAGTGGTTCACCATCAACGCGATGAAGAGCGCCTTCATCCCGTTCGACGAGCGACTGCGGATCATCGACGAGGTGATCAAGCCGGCGTACGCCAAGCTGCTGCCCTGA
- a CDS encoding ABC transporter ATP-binding protein, giving the protein MDLTVEPGEIHALLGENGAGKSTLMNVLYGLYQPDEGEILVDGTPLKLKGPSDAIGAGIGMVHQHFMLVPVFTVAENIMLGAEQVRGGIAGFLDRRRARREVTEVSERYNLRVDPDAVIEDLPVGIQQRVEIVKALTRDVDLLILDEPTAVLTPQETEELLTVMRSLKAAGKSIVFITHKLGEVKAIADRITVIRRGKTVGTASPETSRDELAALMVGRSVRLTVDKSPATPGEPVLEVAGLVVDDDRQIRAVDGVDLTVRAGEVLGVAGVQGNGQTELIEAIMGLRPVLAGTVSLGGDRIDGWTTKKVLRAGVGYVPEDRSVDGLVKEFSVAENLVLDIYDRPPFGAGLALKPDAIASSARERIEQFDVRTSSADAAVGTLSGGNQQKVIVARELSRPLKLFIAAQPTRGVDVGSIEFIHSQIIHERDIGTAVMVVSSELDEVVGLADRIAVMYRGRIIGIVGPDTPREEIGLLMAGIHPDTAAAAGATPAAGAPGVEAGPGGTPAGAPGAEAGAGATPAAGEPGVDDGSRASDAGSASEDEA; this is encoded by the coding sequence ATCGATCTGACGGTGGAGCCTGGAGAGATTCACGCCCTGCTCGGCGAGAACGGCGCGGGCAAGTCGACACTGATGAACGTGCTCTACGGGCTCTACCAGCCCGACGAGGGCGAGATCCTGGTCGACGGCACGCCGCTGAAGCTGAAGGGTCCCTCCGATGCCATCGGGGCCGGGATCGGCATGGTGCACCAGCACTTCATGCTGGTGCCGGTCTTCACCGTGGCCGAGAACATCATGCTCGGCGCCGAGCAGGTCCGGGGCGGCATCGCCGGTTTCCTGGACCGGCGGCGTGCCCGGCGCGAGGTCACCGAGGTGTCCGAGCGCTACAACCTGCGGGTCGACCCGGACGCGGTGATCGAGGACCTGCCGGTCGGCATCCAGCAGCGCGTCGAGATCGTCAAGGCGCTCACCCGCGACGTCGACCTGCTCATCCTGGACGAGCCGACCGCGGTGCTCACCCCCCAGGAGACCGAGGAGCTGTTGACTGTCATGCGGTCGCTGAAGGCGGCCGGCAAGTCGATCGTCTTCATCACCCACAAGCTCGGCGAGGTCAAGGCGATCGCCGACCGGATCACGGTGATCCGGCGCGGCAAGACCGTCGGCACGGCCTCGCCGGAGACCAGCCGGGACGAGCTGGCCGCGCTCATGGTCGGCCGTAGCGTGCGGCTCACCGTCGACAAGTCGCCGGCCACGCCGGGCGAGCCGGTGCTGGAGGTTGCCGGGCTGGTCGTCGACGACGACCGGCAGATCCGCGCCGTCGACGGGGTGGACCTGACCGTGCGCGCGGGCGAGGTGCTCGGCGTGGCTGGTGTGCAGGGCAACGGCCAGACGGAGCTGATCGAGGCGATCATGGGCCTGCGCCCGGTGCTCGCCGGCACGGTCAGCCTGGGCGGCGACCGGATCGACGGCTGGACGACCAAGAAGGTGCTCCGCGCCGGCGTCGGGTACGTCCCCGAGGACCGCAGCGTGGACGGCCTCGTCAAGGAGTTCAGCGTCGCCGAGAACCTCGTGCTGGACATCTACGACAGGCCGCCGTTCGGCGCCGGGCTCGCCCTCAAGCCGGACGCGATCGCGTCCTCGGCGCGCGAGCGGATCGAGCAGTTCGACGTCCGCACCTCATCGGCGGACGCGGCGGTGGGCACCCTCTCCGGCGGCAACCAGCAGAAGGTGATCGTGGCCCGGGAGCTGTCCCGGCCGCTGAAGCTCTTCATCGCCGCCCAACCCACCCGTGGTGTGGACGTCGGGTCGATCGAGTTCATCCACAGCCAGATCATTCACGAGCGGGACATCGGCACCGCGGTCATGGTGGTCTCCAGCGAGCTCGACGAGGTGGTCGGGCTGGCCGACCGGATCGCGGTGATGTACCGCGGACGGATCATCGGCATCGTCGGCCCGGACACCCCGCGCGAGGAGATCGGCCTGCTGATGGCCGGCATCCACCCGGACACGGCCGCCGCGGCCGGCGCGACCCCCGCCGCCGGTGCACCCGGCGTGGAGGCCGGGCCCGGCGGGACCCCCGCCGGTGCACCCGGCGCGGAGGCCGGGGCCGGCGCGACACCCGCTGCCGGTGAGCCCGGCGTGGACGACGGGAGCCGGGCGAGCGACGCGGGCTCCGCGAGCGAGGACGAGGCATGA
- a CDS encoding ATP-binding protein, whose amino-acid sequence MLCLDDFYKEGDDPTLPRRNGQVDWESPQSWDALTAVETIARLARDGRADVPVYAIGADRRVATRPFDVDGSPLFVAEGIFAAEIVEECRRRGLLAGAYALRRPRGATFLRRLARDLSEQRKAPRVLVRRGVALLRAEPAVLHRQMVLGAEAARAREVLRRVAGLLAGHPHG is encoded by the coding sequence GTGCTGTGTTTGGACGACTTCTACAAGGAGGGCGATGACCCTACGTTGCCGCGACGAAACGGCCAGGTCGATTGGGAATCACCGCAGTCCTGGGACGCCCTGACCGCCGTCGAAACGATTGCCCGACTTGCCCGCGACGGCCGTGCCGATGTGCCGGTTTATGCGATCGGCGCGGATCGACGGGTGGCCACCCGGCCATTTGATGTCGACGGATCGCCACTTTTCGTAGCCGAAGGGATTTTCGCCGCCGAGATCGTCGAGGAGTGCCGCCGCCGCGGACTGCTCGCCGGGGCGTACGCGCTGCGCCGCCCGCGCGGGGCGACCTTCCTGCGCCGACTGGCCCGCGACCTGTCCGAGCAGCGCAAAGCCCCCCGGGTGCTGGTCCGGCGCGGCGTGGCCCTGCTGCGGGCGGAGCCCGCGGTGCTGCACCGGCAGATGGTGCTGGGCGCCGAGGCCGCCCGCGCCCGGGAGGTGCTGCGCCGGGTGGCCGGCCTGCTCGCCGGCCACCCGCACGGCTGA
- a CDS encoding BMP family lipoprotein: MRIASIFAVGGLVLSAAAACGEAPDDDKNAGSGAKKYSACMVTDVGGIDDKSFNTSAWKGLQEAKAANDNIDIKFVASKAEADYEPNLTQFVNQKCDFILAVGGLMANATSKIAKANPNQQFGIVDANPGDANVYPMQFDTAQAAFQAGYLAAGMSKSGKVGTYGGLPIPPVTIFMDGFVDGVAYYNTTKKKNVQALGWNKETQKGSFTNDFAKQDEGKKVSDALVAQGADIIMPVAGGSGLGTTSAAKASGGKYNTIWVDVDGCESTPDCAAIITTVVKNIPEAVKEAVLKAAGGEKLQAKPGFVGTLANSGVSIAPFHDFDSKVPAELKTEVDKIKADIAAGTITVTSKAQPTK, encoded by the coding sequence ATGCGGATCGCCTCGATCTTCGCGGTGGGTGGGCTCGTGCTGAGCGCCGCCGCCGCTTGTGGCGAGGCCCCCGATGATGACAAGAACGCCGGCAGCGGCGCCAAGAAGTACAGCGCCTGCATGGTGACCGACGTCGGCGGCATCGACGACAAGTCGTTCAACACCTCCGCCTGGAAGGGCCTGCAGGAGGCCAAGGCCGCCAACGACAACATCGACATCAAGTTCGTCGCGTCGAAGGCCGAGGCCGACTACGAGCCGAACCTGACGCAGTTCGTCAACCAGAAGTGCGACTTCATCCTGGCCGTCGGTGGCCTGATGGCCAACGCGACTTCGAAGATCGCCAAGGCGAACCCGAACCAGCAGTTCGGCATCGTCGACGCCAACCCGGGTGACGCCAACGTCTACCCGATGCAGTTCGACACCGCCCAGGCCGCGTTCCAGGCCGGCTACCTGGCCGCCGGGATGAGCAAGAGCGGCAAGGTGGGCACCTACGGTGGTCTGCCGATCCCGCCGGTGACGATCTTCATGGACGGCTTCGTCGACGGCGTGGCGTACTACAACACCACCAAGAAGAAGAACGTCCAGGCGCTCGGCTGGAACAAGGAGACCCAGAAGGGCTCCTTCACCAACGACTTCGCCAAGCAGGACGAGGGCAAGAAGGTCTCCGACGCGCTGGTCGCCCAGGGCGCGGACATCATCATGCCGGTCGCCGGCGGCTCCGGCCTCGGCACCACCTCCGCGGCCAAGGCGTCGGGTGGCAAGTACAACACCATCTGGGTGGACGTCGACGGCTGCGAGAGCACCCCGGACTGCGCCGCGATCATCACCACCGTGGTCAAGAACATCCCGGAGGCCGTCAAGGAGGCCGTGCTCAAGGCGGCCGGTGGCGAGAAGCTGCAGGCCAAGCCGGGCTTCGTCGGGACCCTGGCCAACAGCGGTGTCTCGATCGCCCCGTTCCACGACTTCGACAGCAAGGTTCCGGCCGAGCTGAAGACCGAGGTCGACAAGATCAAGGCGGACATCGCCGCCGGCACCATCACCGTCACCTCGAAGGCCCAGCCGACCAAGTGA